One Archangium violaceum genomic window, CGAAGACGGTGCCGTTGAGCCTCAGCACCAGCGCGGGCCAGCCATTCACCTCGGTGAGCTCCAGCATGATTCCGGCCGAAGCCTTCTTCACGGAGCCGAGGAACAGGCGAGCCACGGAATCAGCGCCCCGGACAGGGTTGAGCGCCGCGCCGCGGACCTTGCCACCTCCGTCGGCCCAGCTCGTCACGTCATGGGCCAGCAGGCGCTTGAGACCCTCCAGATCGCCGCTGAGGCAGGCGGACATGAAGCCCGTCACCAGCCGCTCATGCGCTTCCTTGGAGGGAGCGAAGCGCGGCCGCCGCGCCTGGATGTGCGCGCGGGCGCGGTGCAGGATCTGCCGACACGCGGCCTCCTCCTTGTCGACCATCTCGGCGACCTCGGAGTGGCTGTACCCGAACACCTCATGCAGCAGGTACACGGCGCGCTCGACAGGCGACAGGCTCTCGAGCAGCACCAGGAACGCGAGCGAGATCGACTCGGGGTCCACGGGCGTGTCCGTGCGGACGGGCTCGGGGAGCCACGGCCCGACGTACTGCTCACGGCTGGCCCGCGCGCTCTTGAGGCGATCGAGGCACAGCCGGGTGACCACGGTCGAGAGGAATGCCCGATCCGAGCGCACCCCTTCACGCGCGGCGGCCTGCCAGCGCAGCCACGCCTCCTGGACGATGTCCTCGGCCTCGGCGGCCGAGCCGAGCATCCGGTAGGCGATGGCGATCATCGCGGGCCGATGGGCCTCGAAGGACTCCAGGGCTCCGTCCGTCATGCCGCCAGTCTCCCCTGTTGCGGGACCTCGGGCGAAAGCTTTCGTCCGGTCTTGCGCCAGGTGCAGAAGCTCAGGCCCATGCGCTCGGCCGCGAGGGTTCCGACCACGCCGCGGCAGATCGCCTCCTTGAGCCATGCCCCCATGCGGCCACTGAACACCCAGCGCATCGGAGAGCCGTCCTCGCGGTAGAGCTGGACGAGCCCGTCGCGGCGCCCCAGGCTGATGCAGTAGGCCAGGTTCAGGTAGTCGAAGGGCCGCGAGCCCTGTCCTCGCGAGAGCTGCGCGAGGCTCTCGGCGACGTACGCCCCCGTGGGCATGGCGGTCTTGCAGCCCATGGGCATGAATGAAGGCGGCTCGACGACGGAGGCCGCATCACCGATGACGCGGATGTTCTCGTGTCCAAGCGCGCGCAGGAAGGGATCCACGAGGGCCTGTCCTCGCTCGTTCACGCGCAGCCCGGACTGGCGCACGACCTCCGGGACGATGAAGCCGCCGGCCCACAGGCAGGCATCGAACGGCAGGCTGCGCTCCCCGAGCTCGACGGAGCCCGCCTGGAGCCGCCGCACCTGCGCCTGCTCGACGGTGACACCGAGCCGGCTCAGGCTCCGGCGCAGGTGCGCACGCCCCGCCTCGGAGAGCTCGCCTCCCAGAGCCCCGGAGGAGAGCAGCGTCACCTGGAGCCCGGGGTGTGTCTCGGCGAGCTCGCTGGCGCCCTCGATGCCCGTGAGGCCTCCACCGATGACGACCAGCCGCCCCTTGCGAGCGGCGATGGCGGGCA contains:
- a CDS encoding NAD(P)/FAD-dependent oxidoreductase, which codes for MRVVILGGGYAGLICALRLAQRTRGQVAITLVSASPWFVDRIRLHERAAGAELVKRGLAEMVAGKGITLKIGRVTRIDPRGEVLLGDERLSFEQLVVALGSQVDVDAVPGVREHAFTLDAASVGALAERLPAIAARKGRLVVIGGGLTGIEGASELAETHPGLQVTLLSSGALGGELSEAGRAHLRRSLSRLGVTVEQAQVRRLQAGSVELGERSLPFDACLWAGGFIVPEVVRQSGLRVNERGQALVDPFLRALGHENIRVIGDAASVVEPPSFMPMGCKTAMPTGAYVAESLAQLSRGQGSRPFDYLNLAYCISLGRRDGLVQLYREDGSPMRWVFSGRMGAWLKEAICRGVVGTLAAERMGLSFCTWRKTGRKLSPEVPQQGRLAA
- a CDS encoding RNA polymerase sigma-70 factor; the protein is MTDGALESFEAHRPAMIAIAYRMLGSAAEAEDIVQEAWLRWQAAAREGVRSDRAFLSTVVTRLCLDRLKSARASREQYVGPWLPEPVRTDTPVDPESISLAFLVLLESLSPVERAVYLLHEVFGYSHSEVAEMVDKEEAACRQILHRARAHIQARRPRFAPSKEAHERLVTGFMSACLSGDLEGLKRLLAHDVTSWADGGGKVRGAALNPVRGADSVARLFLGSVKKASAGIMLELTEVNGWPALVLRLNGTVFDVISFETDGERIHAIRSVLNPEKLARV